The Candidatus Manganitrophaceae bacterium sequence CTTTATTTCTTCTCAAAGAGGCTCTTCCCCTTGGCTTTTTGTGAGGTCGGGGTTGGGGAGAAAGGAAAGATCCAGAGGATAGAGCTGATGGATTCGCCCTGGTCAACAGCCTATACGATTCCTCCTTTATCGGTTATGCACCTGAAAATGGAAGGGGAGTCGATTCACCCAGACCAGTGTGGGGTGAAGCCTTTGGAGGTTACAATCGAAGGGATCACGCATGTGATCGAGGGGGTGGGTGAGAGTGAAACGGGAACTGAAATCATAGACCGGTTCAATTCCCTGCTAGAGCGTTATGACCCCGATCTCATTCTCTCGGAGTGGGGCGATCCTTGTATTCTGCCCCAACTCATCTCCAGTGCCGAAAGGCTTGGCCTTCCGCTGAATCTCAACCGGGAACCATCTCGGAAAGTGAAGGCCAGAAAAGAGCGATCTTATTTTTCTTATGGCCGGATTGTTCACAAGGCGCAGGCGCGGCTTCTTTTTGGTCGGTGGCATATTGATACCCGAAATTCTTTTCTGGCAAGCCATACGGAATTAGAGGGGGTGTTTGAGTTCGCCCGCCTCTCCAAGATCCCGGTCCAGCAAATGGCGCGGACCTCGACGGGGACAGGGATCACGTCGATGCAGATGGATCTTGCCTTTCAGGAGAACATTCTGATTCCCTGGAGAAAGCGACAACCGGAGGGATTTAAAAGCGCCAGTCAACTTTTACTAAGCGATAAAGGCGGACTGACCTATACCCCAAAACTGGGTTTTCATGAAGAAGTGGGCGAACTTGACTTCGCCTCGATGTATCCGTCGATCATGGTGAAGTACAACATCTCTCCTGAAACAATCAACTGTCGCTGCTGTTCCCATAACCTTGTTCCCGAAATCGGTCATCACCTCTGCAAAAAACGGAAGGGACTGATTCCCCGTTTTCTCAAACCGCTTTTGGACAAACGAACCGAATACAAGCGGCTCATGAAGAAGACGGAAGATCCAGAACAAAAACGAATCTATGATGAACGGCAATCGGCGCTGAAATGGGGATTGGTCACAACCTTTGGTTATCAGGGATATAAAAATGCCCGGTTTGGGAAGATCGAGGCCCACGAAGCGATTACCGCCTACTCGCGTGAGAAACTCCTTCAGGCGAAATCCCTCGTAGAAGCCGAAGGCTTCGAGATGATTCATGCCATTGTGGATTCCCTCATGATCAGAAAGCCGGGGACAAGCGAAGCCGCCTATGAGGCCCTAGCCCTTAAGATTTCAAAGTACTGTGAAATACCGATTGCCTTTGAAGGGATTTTCAACTGGCTCCATTTCCCGCCGTCTAAATCCAACCCAGGTCTCGCGACACCAGGTTGTTATCTGGGGGTCTATCGCTCCGGCAAGACAAAGCTCCGCGGGATAGAGGCCCGGCGGTCGGACACGCCGGTCTTTATTAAACGCGCTCAGCTTGAAATGATTGAGATCCTTTCAGTTGCGCGAAATCAGGAAGCATACCAATTCTTATTGCCGCAAGTGATGGATTGTTTTGAAGGATATCGGGACAAGTTGCGGTCCGGACAGATCCCGTTTGTTGATCTGGCGATTTCAAAAGCCTTGTCAAAAGAACCTCACGAATATCAGAAGGCGAGTCTCATTGCGATTGTTGCCAATGAGTTGGCGGTGAGAGGTGTTCGGCTGATGCCGGGACAGACGATCTCCTATGTCATCACAGAGATGAAGGCAAGGGTCCCGTCGGATCGCGCCAGGGCACTGGGTTTTATCGATGGAGCCTGGGGCTATGACGTTGAGAAGTACGAAGCCCTTTTATGCGAAGCCTTGGAGGTGCTCTTTCCTGTCGAGAGGAACACACGGCACGAGCAGGAGAGATATTTTAAGACGTCACAACGTTCTGAGTTGAAGCAAATTGATTGTAAGATAACCCGACATCAATGAAGCGACCCACCGCGCCAAGGAGCAGATCTGATGCGTTATTTTTCGCCTCTCTGGGCGGGGTTTTCAGTTTTATCTCAGGGGTCCTATCTGTAGGCTCCGTCCTGGAAAATAGTGACGCCATCGATCTCCACCGCTTGGGCGTCAACAAAGACGTCGACGTGAAATCCTCCCTTTTTCGGGAAACCCGGCTTTTTATATTGTAAGTGTTTGGCCCCCAGGGAAAGGTGAATGCCGCACATTCGTTCATAGGTACCGATATCGCTCACGCGTCGATCCCGGCTGAACGCACGGTTCAGGCCAAATCCAAGCTCACGGACCCAGACGACCTCTTCTTTTTCCCGGATGATATCCAAAACCCCCTGAAAGCCAAGCGGCGCATCAGGACAGGAAACCAGAAGTCCTCCTTCAATCCGTGCCGTGAAGGGTTCTTTTGGAACATTGACACGAAAGTCAGTATCGCCAAAGGCAAATAGCCTTACGGTTCCATTCAGGCGATTGATCTCTTTCGGCTCCGTAAAGACTTCCCCGATTGGATACTGGCCGCCGATATTTTTCATATCTTCGTAATCACCAATATTCAACCTGGGATCTAAAAAAGTCGTGTCGTAGATTAACTCGGTATCCTCGCAGATGATCCTGACTCTTTCCGCCCGGGCAATACGATCTCTCAAAAGAGGTCCGACCGTTCGGTAGTAAGTAGGATCATAAGCAAGCGCGTCAACATAAACAGCAACCTCTTCTTCGGGAAACCGGCCGAGATGAGGATGTTCGATCACCTTTAGTTTTCTTTGAAAGAGTTCAAGCCGTATGCGAAACTGGCTCAAACGAAAACTGGTGGATTGGACCAGAATGACTAGGTCGTCCGGGGACAGGAGGCTGAACTGCCTCAGGATGACCTCCGGGTCAGATTGATTAAAATCAAAGGCAACAGCATCTGGAAGAACCACTTGATAGGCCTCGGTCAAGAGCTTCGACAAGTCCGACTTCGTATCATAAATAATAACGGCCCGCTCTCTCGGTGTATGGCCCAAGGCAATGGAAACGGTGTCTCGAATATTTGCTTCTGCCGCCTTTATCACGGTGCCGTTTGTGGCCTCATTTTGGGTTGCCTGCTTATTCATTTCTAAAAAATTCCTGTTTCCTTATCATTCAGGCTCCGTTGATTATGTTTTTCCCAATAGTCCAAAATCCCCTGCTTCCCGCGACTTTCAGCCCATTGGGATAATGTAGGGCGTTCCTCTTTTAGCTCAAAATAGGGTACGGCATAACCGCAAGAGGTCGTCACCAGGATCAGTTGAAGCTCAAAAATCTGCCGTGCACCCACATCCTCAGGAAAGAGTGAATAAAGATCCTCCCAGTCTCCGTCCCTCGGATGGATGGCCTTGGCCTGGGCGAACAATCTTAATATGAGGGGCTGCTTGTCAAATGAGCAGAACATGACCGTCATACGGCGATTTTCAAGCACATGGGCGGCCGTCTCATTCCCACTGCCGGTTAAGTTCAACCACACCACCTTGGCGCGATTGATGACTCTAAAGCTATCCATTCCCTTGGGAGAGACATTCACGAAGCCTTCTGACCCGGCCGTCCCGACAAAAAACAGGTGTTGCTTTTTTATGAACACAATATGCTCATCGCTCAACACGTCAAATTTATCTGCCACAGTTCAACTCCTGAAAATCATGCTGCCCATTAGACAAGATCACACGCTTCCGGTGGCATCCAATGCGCATCCTGATCTTCCCACTTGATGTTGCAGCCGATGGGATTTGTCACCGGCGTACTGATCGCCTGCCCCGCCAGAAGCTCCTCCAGTGCCCGGTCAAGGTCATTGACCCCTGCCTCGGCTGCGTTTCTCGGATTATCCACCCCACGGCCCGTGTAAACGAGCTTTCGATCCTGGTCGAACACGTAGAAATGCGGGGTCCTCAGTCCCCCGTAGGCCAAAGCGACTTCCTGAGATTTGTCCCGGGCGTAGACCCACGGGAAATGATGCTGATTCATCCTCTCCACCATGTGTTCAGAATCATCGGACGCATAAGTGTTTTCACTGTTGGCGTTGATGCCGATGAAGGCAACATTCTTGTCCTTAAAGCGTTCAGCCGTCGCACGGGTCACTTCGTCAGAACCAATGACATAAGGACAGTGGTTGCAGGTAAAGAAAAGCACAAGCACTTTTGCCTCAGAAAAGTCTGATAGGCGATAGGTCTTCCCATCTGTTGCGGGTAACACAAAATCTCGTGCCTTGTCACCAATTCCCAGGGTGAATGCCATCGTTATCCTCCTTTATAATAAGTCCAGAACCGGACATCTTGCGATTCAGCCTACCAGCCCTTCGCCATCGTACCATAATTAACGATGAATCAAGCAGGCCGACTGCTTTGCGCTTGATTCATCGAATTTACGACAGATTTTATTGGCCAGATTTGCTATATTGAAGCACCTTTCGAGTCTATGTGTTCCGGAAATAAAACGCCTCTGCATGGGGGAGGGTAGATCGAATAACAAGGATTACTCGAGTCTGTGTGTAATGGGATTATATTGTGGCTCTATACGCGTGTAAAGAATGCGGTGAGAACGTCAGTACAAAGGCCAGAGCCTGTCCGCATTGCGGAAATCCTGTGAAGAAGAGAACCTTTGTCCGAGATGGCGCCTTTGCACTCATAATCATTTTTATATTTTTCAGTATCATCGTCACTCTAAGATCTAAGGTGCCGCTTCTGAATGACACAACAAAGGAAATAGTGATAAACCGTATCAAACAATTCCCAGGGGTCATTGAGGCGATCATCCCTCAAAAGGGTGATGATCTAAGCCTTGTTCTTGTTGTTCCCGAAAATACGTCCATAAAAAAGGCAAAAGACCTTGGCGATAATTTCGTCAGGATGGTCAAATCGTCTTCTAAAGACGCCCCAGATCCCGGAAAAAACATCGGGAAAGGGATATACAGTTATCTCGTCAGCGTGTACACAAAACAGGAGAAAAATATCGCTTTGGGGGCCAAAGTACAGACAGCAGAAAATATTACCTGGTAACGTGTCCCGTCTTATTGTCGATATTACATGCCTGTCTTCGTGCGGGCCCCTATGAAGTGCAAAGAGTGCGGTAGAGAGCTTCATTCCAAGACCTTTGCCTGTCCTTCCTGCGACGAAGCCCCTCCCGATTCATCAGCAACAAAAATGCAGGAACTCGGGAACAGTCTGCTTGCCCTCGGATGTGCAATCCCCTTCGTCGTCATTCTTGTATTTGTCCTGATCGTATTGTATGGTGCATTCCTTTCGTGAAGAACTTGGTCTCCTGAAACAAAAGTCATGCTGGACCTTGACCAGAACCTCGCCAAACAAAACGGGGAAGATCCAATGAGAGGGGAAGAATTTCCTAAGCCATTGATTTTCCTTGGTGGGCGTGGTCGGAATCGAACCGACATGAGGCTACCCTCGGCAGTTTTTGAGACTGCTGCGTCTACCGTTTCCGCCACACGCCCATTTGAAGGCCCCTTCTAGCATATCTCCTTCGATTAATCAAGATCATTGGCCCGTCCCAAGATCCAATCTCCGATCTTGGGACCCGTTGACAGATCCGCATTCATCCGATAGAGTTTTTACAGACTCGGAGGTCGTAATGAATCGGATCATTTTGATTTTGTTAGTGTTCTTTCTGTTCAGCCCAAGCGGGATCCAGGCAGAGATCTACAAATATACGAATCTTGAGGGGGTGGTCACTTTGACCGACACCCTGTCCAAGGTTCCTCTCAGATACCGAGCGACCGTTGAGGTACTCGGAGAGTCGGATCTCGCTCCGCTCGCGACAGACACCTTTACCGCCTCCGCAGAAAGAAAATTAAACCGTCTCCCGGAAAACCTTCAAAAGTGGTTTGATCCCTTAAGGGACAGAAACATCCTGGTCGCCTCAGGCCTTGCCTTCCTGCTGCTTTTTCTTATCTCGAGATACGTAGGAGGATTTTTATTCAAGTGTGCTTTCCTGCTCTCGGGTGTCGCTCTGCTCGGATCAATCCTTTACAGCTTTGTTATCCCCAGGGAGATTTATCTCAAGCAATCTCTATCAGAAAGTGCGGACTCCCGCATTTCCCGGAAAATTGCGACGATTCAAAAGACCAGGGAACTAAAGGAGGACATTGCAAAAACAGAGAACGCACGAAAAAATATTTTTAAAACGATTTTTCAAAGGAGCGAGTAAATAGGAGACAAACGAGGTCAGGATCCTTACCTGCCCCATTTTTTCGGGAATACCTTGATCCACAGGGTCGGGTCGTTATTGCCATGTTCCTTGACCTTTTCTAAAATTTCCAGGTCCCACTTTCCACTCTGTACTGCCTTGGAGAGGGCAAAAACATCGAGCGATGAGACTTCCTCCCATTTTCCAGAGGCTTTGATCAGTTTATCCAGAGCAGGTCGACCGGGATCTTTCCAGCCGGGAAATTTGATGTTTTCATAGACCTTTATTCTAACCTTATGGTCCTTCGTGAAAACGGCCTCCACCCCTTTTCTGCGGGCGTAATCTCCCAAGGCCTCCTTGACCTTTGCAATTTCTCCCTTGACACTGGCCTCTTCAGATTGCAATGTGATCAGGCGACCGGCCAGCCGGACCCCTTCTTCCCCCATGTATTCATTCTCAGGAAGTGATTCTGTTTCATATTGGTGCCGGAAGAGCGGGCAAATCTTCTGAAATTCACACCAGTTGCAAAGGCCGCTCTGACGCGGGGGGTAAAGCGCCGCACCTTCAATTTCCTGAATCAGGGCGATGGTCTCCTGACGGAGTTCTTCCAGCTCTTCCGGGCTTCGACGGGAACGAATCTCCTTATCAAAAATAAGGTAGTGCCATATCAGTTCGACTTTCTTCGTCTCCGGCCAGAGTTCTTTTATGGCCAACTGGTAGAAGGCAAGTTGTCGGTCTTCATCCAGTTCCTTCTGTGTGGGAAAGAATCCCTTGGTCTTGTAGTCATGTATCCAGATAACACCGTCTTTAGGTTGGCTCAGGCGATCGATAAAGCCCTGGATCATATATTGACCCGCATCATCAAGTGAAAATTTAACGGGATGCTCTATCCCCAGCGTCCGGCTCTGATCGAAGGGATGGTAGCGCTGATAGTAATCGATGATGCACTTTTCTCCCAGCGCAAGATAGTCATCGGGCACCATCTCAGCACGAACGATCCGGATCTCATCATGCCATTTAAGTTCCCAGATCTGGCGGTAGTCCTCAAGCAGTTCTTCGAGTGAGAGTAATTTACAAAATCGAAGGTGCGTATAGAGTTTCTCCAGGGACTCATGGACCCTCGATCCCATGAAGGCTTCAACCCCCTCTATCTCTGATGGAATTTTGTCGATATAAGTATATTTAAACTTCTGGGGGCATTGGCGATAGGATTCCAATCGTGATGGGGAGTAGATCATCGGGGTTCTCGTCGGAAAAAATGAAGCGAGATCAAACCAAATTGTAACCATTCAGGACGGATTCTAACCGCCTATCGGTAAGAAGTCAAAGCCCAAATTCAGAATTCCGGAACCGGGATTCGTTGCCAGGGAGGCTTACTTCACCGGGTCCACAGGTCGGGAAATCGCAGGCTTCTTAAGCTTTTGGTAAATAACGGGAACAAAGGAAAGCACCCCCAAGAGGGTAAACGCACCCAGGACCTCGACGGAAGCAATGTCCTTTACCGACTCTATGTTTCCGAGTTGTTTTCCCGCGTTGCTGAATACGAAGCTTCCCGGAAGGATACCTATGGAGGTGGCCGCCACATACACGGCCAGACGGATACGGGTCAACCCGGATGCCAGATTAACCAGAAAAAAGGGAAAGAGCGGAATCAGGCGCAGGGTCAGGAGATAACTAAAGGCATTTTCAGAAAACCCCTTCTGGAATGACGCAAGCCTTTTACCCAGTTTCGTCTCAACGGTGTCCCGAAAGAGATAACGGGCCGCCAAAAAGGCAAGTGTTGCGCCTGTTGTCGCCGCAATGTTCACATAAAGGGTTCCGAGCAGGGAACCAAAAAGAAAACCGCCCAATATCGTAAACAGGGTCGCGCCCGGCAGTGACAGCGCGGTTTGAAGGGCATAAGCGGCGATATAGAGGAGAACCGTCAGCAGAGGGTGAGAGGCCGTGTAGTTTCGAAGGGCATCTTTGTTCTTCTTGAGGGATTCAAGGGTTATATATTGCCCCAGATTGAAATAAAAGAAGGCGGCAAGGCCCATCACAAATAAACCGATGATGATTCCCTTCCCGAGTACCCCTTTTTTGCCTTGATGGCTTGCTTCCATAAACTCCAGTTCCTTCATTCAGCGTGTCCAGGAAAACCACTTGCGAAGAATATCTTTCTTCCCTTCTGTGAAGGATTCCTTTCGCCATGCGTTTGCAACCCTTTTAATGACCTCGGCCTGCGTGGGATAGGAATGGATGGTTTTCCCGATGGTTCCGAGTCCAATTCCAGCCTGCATTGCAAGGGTCAGCTCACTGATCATCTCTCCGGCGTGGGTCGCAACAACCGTTGCCCCAACAATTTTGTCCGTTCCTTTGCGCAAATGGACCCTCGCGAAACCATCTTCTTCGCCATCGAGAATGGCACGATCGACCTCGTTCAAGTGAAACGTGA is a genomic window containing:
- a CDS encoding pyridoxamine 5'-phosphate oxidase family protein encodes the protein MADKFDVLSDEHIVFIKKQHLFFVGTAGSEGFVNVSPKGMDSFRVINRAKVVWLNLTGSGNETAAHVLENRRMTVMFCSFDKQPLILRLFAQAKAIHPRDGDWEDLYSLFPEDVGARQIFELQLILVTTSCGYAVPYFELKEERPTLSQWAESRGKQGILDYWEKHNQRSLNDKETGIF
- a CDS encoding thioredoxin family protein: MAFTLGIGDKARDFVLPATDGKTYRLSDFSEAKVLVLFFTCNHCPYVIGSDEVTRATAERFKDKNVAFIGINANSENTYASDDSEHMVERMNQHHFPWVYARDKSQEVALAYGGLRTPHFYVFDQDRKLVYTGRGVDNPRNAAEAGVNDLDRALEELLAGQAISTPVTNPIGCNIKWEDQDAHWMPPEACDLV
- a CDS encoding PD-(D/E)XK nuclease family protein, which gives rise to MVTIWFDLASFFPTRTPMIYSPSRLESYRQCPQKFKYTYIDKIPSEIEGVEAFMGSRVHESLEKLYTHLRFCKLLSLEELLEDYRQIWELKWHDEIRIVRAEMVPDDYLALGEKCIIDYYQRYHPFDQSRTLGIEHPVKFSLDDAGQYMIQGFIDRLSQPKDGVIWIHDYKTKGFFPTQKELDEDRQLAFYQLAIKELWPETKKVELIWHYLIFDKEIRSRRSPEELEELRQETIALIQEIEGAALYPPRQSGLCNWCEFQKICPLFRHQYETESLPENEYMGEEGVRLAGRLITLQSEEASVKGEIAKVKEALGDYARRKGVEAVFTKDHKVRIKVYENIKFPGWKDPGRPALDKLIKASGKWEEVSSLDVFALSKAVQSGKWDLEILEKVKEHGNNDPTLWIKVFPKKWGR
- a CDS encoding TVP38/TMEM64 family protein, whose translation is MKELEFMEASHQGKKGVLGKGIIIGLFVMGLAAFFYFNLGQYITLESLKKNKDALRNYTASHPLLTVLLYIAAYALQTALSLPGATLFTILGGFLFGSLLGTLYVNIAATTGATLAFLAARYLFRDTVETKLGKRLASFQKGFSENAFSYLLTLRLIPLFPFFLVNLASGLTRIRLAVYVAATSIGILPGSFVFSNAGKQLGNIESVKDIASVEVLGAFTLLGVLSFVPVIYQKLKKPAISRPVDPVK